One Triticum dicoccoides isolate Atlit2015 ecotype Zavitan chromosome 3B, WEW_v2.0, whole genome shotgun sequence genomic window, GCTAGCTAAGCGTAGCTAGGGGCTGCACCTCGCGGCTCGAACAACGGGGCTGCGGCGGCAGCTCGCGTGGAGGCATCTAAGGTCTGGTGGTGGCCGGCATCGAGGCGTTCCGCGCGAGGTCGTGCATGGGGAAGACCATGGCGGGAGCTGAAACTTCCCTCCCGCCAACCGTTTCTATGTTTTGCAGGTTCGTGTAAAAAAAAGCTCAAATCCTGTAGATATGAAAAAAATGGGCCGTGGTTTGGAGGATCCCAAAACAAATCTGGACAAATATACTGGATGTGTTCCAGCCGGCAAGTTAGCCTCCGTCCTAGTTATTTTGTCGGATGGCCCGGTTTACGGGATCCGCTAGAGATGTACAAGAAAACTTGATCACGTACTATTGTGCTTTGTACTACATAGGTAGCCTCTGTTTTTTTTATAACAAGGTGTACGTTAGCCACGACTAATCAGGTAGGTAAAGTAGTTGAGCATTCAACTCGTATGTTGCGCGTATGCCGTTGAAATAGAGTTCCAGCTCCGCGCTTCCGCCCGCTTCCTTCCCACCGGCGCCGCCGGCTACGTGGCGACGGCCGTCCAGTAGCTTGTCATGCAGGCGCTGGCGGGCGTGCCGATGATCCGCGCCCACTCCCACCCGCCGCGACCCTCCGCCGCACGCCGCAGCTCCGCCAACTGCACGCCACAAAAACCAAAGCTCCGGTAAGCATTCATTCACCCCCCTGCTGCACCTGCACACACGACCGTGAGCCTTGCCTTCTTGCTTACCCGGCCGTCGCGCAGTTCGAAGACCACCGCGTCCTCGGAGAACGGCACCGGCCGCACAGCCGCCACCTGTTCGTCGAATTGCGTAGGCGTCATTAGCGACCCCGTTACCAATTACTAGTAAGTAGTAGTAGTAGCAAGCGAAGAGGACGACAATGACACCGCCGCAGTCAGTTGTAGGGTGCCGAGGTGTTGGTTTGCCGCGCTGACCTTTTCGTCGCAGCTCCCCCTGAAGCTGCTCGCGTAGTGCGCGTCCGCGGCGCCCAGCGTGGCGCAGCTCTGCTCGCCGCCACCGGCAACGTCCGTCGTCGTGCTGGATGGTTCCGACGGGTGCCCGTGGCTCGTCCACCTCCACGTTCGCTCGTCCAGGTGCCGCAGGTAGACGTGTCCGTCGGACCCGATGACGAACAGCTGGGTGCCGTCGAAGCACGGCCCTGGGGCGACCACGAGGGTCACGTCCCGGTGGGGCGTCCCGTGCTCTACCCACTCCCACCCGTCCTGCGGGCTGAAATGGTACTCCACGAGGCCCCCATGCTCGGAAATCATGAAGATGGAACCGGTGAGGGAGAGAGGGGACGGTCGCATCGCTGTCCCAGGGGATCTTGACAGGACGAGGTGAGGTGATTGGTAGTGCCTGTGCCATAGCTCTGTAATTCTGTTATACTGGTACATCCGACCGTTCCGGCCAACCACGAAGATGATATTTCTTCTAAACACCTCCTGATCCACGATGAATGCAACCTTGGTATCCGGAGGGCTGTGGCAGTCCTTCCACTTGAATTTACGCAATGCCACCTGAAAAGGTTTGAAATAACTTCTATTTTTAAGACAAGTCAAAGCAACTTAGTACAAAACATTATGTAATTTGGGATTATTATTTTTCCAGATGAATATATACCCTAAACTATATTGAGAGCAGAGCACATTTGAATGATGGTGTTGTTTGAGAAAAAAAAAAGATAATCATTAGCCTCCTCCTTTTTAGTGTGAAGGAGGGAAGAACAGAAGGGTGGTTGGTTCTCGATTATCATGACGATTTGTCCTAAATTTGTTAGAAGCTCATGTTTTTAACATGATTGCACCTGTAGTTAATCCGGTCATGATTCTTAACACTTTTGAGATATCGCTGATTTGTGTGTTAAAACTATTGCATCAGCCATATCTACCAAGTAATTGCCGAAGATCAATCTTCTATGAACTACCTATCCTCTGGAATATTAAAGGATATGAAGAAAGAGTGATTTGCTGCATTTCTTGTGATGCTGAATTTTGTGTGCACGTGTTCCAGTTCTCTAGCTATACTCCTATCAGTGAATTCTTAACTAGTTCTGTACTCTAGGTTAATGCATGCTTCGTATACATGGAATTATCTTGAGCAGAAGATTCTTAATTTTTCGTATGGAAACAGAAAAACTATTGCTCACTGGTCATTGCCATGCAGTGTCTTTTCATTTTTGGAGATACGCGGGACTTTGGGCAGGACATAAAAAAGAATGGCTTTTCCTCATAAAGGTGCATGCATTTAATCTTGGATAGTGCAATATCTTGTATGAAAGTGCACATTTTATCTTTTGTATAATATAAGACAATCCCAGAAGCCCGGTgcacgtagctcccgcttgcgctaggtccggggaagggtccgaccactttgggtcttttgtacgcagtctttccctacatttctgtaagaggctgtttccaggactcgaaCCCATGACCTAATGGTCACAAGGCCCCCCTTCCATAACAAGACAAACATTTAGTGAAATTAAAAGATGTTTGGACTTCTACCGTGAATTGTAGCAATCTGCCTCTCTTGTTAACAAAGAAAAGTGCATCATCTGTTGTCACTCTGCGTGATAACCCAGGGATGCCATCCCATGGAGGCCCACTTGCAACCTGTCTTCCCTTCCGCATTGCTGTGCAATTAATCCATAAGAGTTCGTCACCATTTCTTTCTCTAATATGTAAGTTCCCATGAAGATCGACAAGATACAAGCTGCCATTATAGCTTCCTAGTGTACCCTTCATGCCTGTAATGTGTTCATGTCTTAGCCATAGCCAAACACCATTGCTCTTTAGATATTCCAAAGTTAACCCGTTATCTGTTATGAGGAAAAGTGATCTATCTGCATGCATCACCCGCATATGGAAGTTAAGATAAATGCTTCGTGATAGAATGTTGTATGATTCAGTTTCATCACTCTCATGACTCTGACCATGCAGGTAGTGTTGCTTCTCTTCTGCTTTACGCCTTCTAGGTGGGGCATTGCTCAGGTTGGTTGGTTCCGTATCTGCAGCTACATTCATCGCTCCAGTAATACAGTTTGTAGGGCCATGCTCTTCAGTGCAATATTCTGCATTCCAACCTTCTGTTTCTGGTGTATCTAGGATAGACCACTCATACTTGTTTGGCACTTTCCTTCTTATGTTATTTTGTTGACTTGGACCAAAATGATCACCTCCCATGCCAGGTAAATGTAGCTCTCCAAGCCTACCATCATCTAGCTGGAATATCAATCTGCCAACTTGAATCTGTAGACCTCGAACACTTACTGCTACTTTTGCATGGTCAGGAGACATGTGATTTACCCATAGTCCTCTAATCTTATTG contains:
- the LOC119275851 gene encoding uncharacterized protein LOC119275851 encodes the protein MAMAGPACRFLSFFLCFVACLIVMESALYAHSWCTPHPNPRGEAAFKQKTHKFWEYQEQSNTWVEISMPFNLMSCINGTCTKVGSIKQPQSKHGRASISSQEKDTDPLLPIRKRISLARMSESSVWVTGQSGSIYERFWNGVMWVIAPHELPTAAGYATATFIVNTTILALSEAGILYQLQLNEHAQPIWTEMTFSYEQHFTDLGEKTQSQATHIKNGVVSHNGRKLFLSITNGSLVEVTELQPLRWNCHGRPPGADVSYISAAENARPGTVFTVSSTGDLYEFDKETKPSWKKHIWSEQTTKNVSLSSSVGCALHGLLGSNSVSLFLITKDGLLVERRLHRRKWKWDKHGSPKGQRLSSITEVQQDESNDVTSMFFTTTTGKVFEYQFPKYTGGASSNKIRGLWVNHMSPDHAKVAVSVRGLQIQVGRLIFQLDDGRLGELHLPGMGGDHFGPSQQNNIRRKVPNKYEWSILDTPETEGWNAEYCTEEHGPTNCITGAMNVAADTEPTNLSNAPPRRRKAEEKQHYLHGQSHESDETESYNILSRSIYLNFHMRVMHADRSLFLITDNGLTLEYLKSNGVWLWLRHEHITGMKGTLGSYNGSLYLVDLHGNLHIRERNGDELLWINCTAMRKGRQVASGPPWDGIPGLSRRVTTDDALFFVNKRGRLLQFTVALRKFKWKDCHSPPDTKVAFIVDQEVFRRNIIFVVGRNGRMYQYNRITELWHRHYQSPHLVLSRSPGTAMRPSPLSLTGSIFMISEHGGLVEYHFSPQDGWEWVEHGTPHRDVTLVVAPGPCFDGTQLFVIGSDGHVYLRHLDERTWRWTSHGHPSEPSSTTTDVAGGGEQSCATLGAADAHYASSFRGSCDEKVAAVRPVPFSEDAVVFELRDGRLAELRRAAEGRGGWEWARIIGTPASACMTSYWTAVAT